The genomic segment CAGCCGGAGGCCGCGATAGACGATGCGTTTGCGGCCGCGATGAATCTCGGCCAGAATTTTGTAGCCCGGGATCACGCCAATTTTCCTTGTGATCGAAATTCAGACGATCTCACCAAGCGCAATTACAGCGGGCATGCCAGTCTTCATCTCGGCTTTCGTGAGACGTATGATAAGAAAAATCGGACAATCCGCAAGGGGGAGGGTGAAATGATCCCGCCACAGAAAGGAAATCCCACGGCGCAGGATTCTTCTTCCGAGGCCGTGGGATTGTCTATTCGGGCCGGCGACGATGCCGCTGCCCGGGTAAGTAGGGTCTGTCCAGAAATGCAGAAACCGCCCGGGCGCGTGGCCCCGAAGCGTGCACAAGTCAGATGAAACTCGCTCTTGCTCGTGACAAAGCGCCCGGGCGGTAGTGTTTTTGGACGGATACCCAATTACAGTTGCAGTCCGCTGGAATTCAGTATTGCCCTCAAGCGGCATGCGGGCGCAGTTTGTCGCCGAGCAGGGGAATCTCGTAACGGTGCAGGAAGAGCACGCCCGCGCTCGCCAGCAACACCATCACCGCCAGCGCAAACAGCAGGCCGCGGTCGTTTTTGACTTCGAGGCCGAGAACGGTGAGATGGCTCAGAATCGCGCCGCTCATCACGCCGAGCGCAAGCAATGCGCCCAGGGTGGTGGTGCGCGGCACGAGCAGCAGCACCGCGGCGATCAGCTCGACAACGCCCGAGCCGATGCGGCCCCAGGGCTCAACGCCCGGCGTGCTAAAGATATATTTCGACTCTTCCGCGCCGGTGAATTTGAAAAACAGCGTCTGCAGCAAAATCCCGGCTGCCACCAGCCGCAACGCCCAGCTCAGGACGAGTTGTGTTTTGGTCAATTCCATCGCAAAGACTCCTTGATTTAAGTTGCAGCCACGGTTTTGAACAGATGCCATCCTTCGTCGCGCCCGCGCGGAAATGCCGAGCTTCAGCTCACCATCATGGACGCCTGCCGGCGGGCAACACCTGCCGGCGCATTACGCACGTGGCGGTGGGTAGACGCATA from the Cytophagia bacterium CHB2 genome contains:
- a CDS encoding DoxX family protein, with the translated sequence MELTKTQLVLSWALRLVAAGILLQTLFFKFTGAEESKYIFSTPGVEPWGRIGSGVVELIAAVLLLVPRTTTLGALLALGVMSGAILSHLTVLGLEVKNDRGLLFALAVMVLLASAGVLFLHRYEIPLLGDKLRPHAA